A single window of Microbispora hainanensis DNA harbors:
- a CDS encoding helix-turn-helix transcriptional regulator, whose protein sequence is MMGVIAARKSRGADNRMPSQRVTPQPPTPLSDCIRDYVADKGMSIRTLALRSVSESTGQGLTAQWITDVLSGRVSRMPDLWRLEALAAGLEMDPDSVKALAISQWIGWDIADVRTGPGERLIFRVPAGYTTEQCARLADELMQVINSAAETEAETEREER, encoded by the coding sequence ATGATGGGGGTGATCGCGGCCAGAAAGAGTCGAGGAGCTGACAACCGAATGCCGTCGCAGCGCGTGACACCCCAGCCCCCCACCCCCCTGAGCGACTGCATCCGCGACTACGTGGCGGACAAGGGAATGAGCATCCGCACGCTCGCCCTTAGGTCGGTGAGCGAAAGCACAGGTCAGGGCCTCACTGCCCAGTGGATTACCGACGTGCTGAGCGGCCGGGTGTCGAGGATGCCTGATTTGTGGCGTCTGGAGGCTCTCGCGGCCGGGCTCGAGATGGATCCGGACAGCGTCAAGGCGCTGGCCATCAGTCAGTGGATCGGATGGGACATCGCCGATGTGCGGACCGGTCCCGGAGAACGCCTGATCTTCCGCGTGCCGGCGGGTTATACAACTGAACAGTGCGCACGCCTCGCCGACGAACTCATGCAGGTGATCAATAGCGCGGCCGAGACAGAAGCCGAGACAGAAAGGGAAGAAAGGTGA